The following proteins are co-located in the Methanomicrobiales archaeon genome:
- a CDS encoding prephenate dehydratase domain-containing protein, which translates to MIVAALGPEGTFSHELAKRLFSGPILLLPSIRSICNRVEEGGVLGLVPIENSEAGGVGPTLDALQRQRIYIVGEAYLPVHHHLAAFEPLERLEVIYAHPQTHEQCSNLLDAWERPIIHTSSNAESAVAMRNRPHSGAVVSQMVADLHGVPIILREIQNSPHNITRFVLLRNTPLPAGEGTKCSIIIDPRTDRPGLLHSLLDAFARHGINLTRIESRPSKRGIGSYIFFLDFETSEGWIDAIAELSRLTCVKELGCYGRLE; encoded by the coding sequence ATGATCGTGGCAGCACTCGGGCCGGAGGGGACGTTCTCCCACGAACTGGCGAAGAGACTCTTCTCCGGGCCCATCCTGCTCCTCCCGTCCATCCGCAGCATCTGTAACCGGGTCGAGGAGGGAGGTGTCCTCGGGCTGGTACCCATCGAGAACAGCGAGGCGGGCGGGGTCGGGCCCACGCTCGACGCCCTCCAGCGCCAGCGGATCTACATCGTGGGCGAGGCCTACCTTCCCGTGCACCATCACCTCGCCGCCTTCGAGCCGCTGGAGCGGCTGGAGGTGATCTACGCCCACCCCCAGACCCACGAGCAGTGCAGTAACCTCCTGGACGCCTGGGAGCGTCCGATCATCCACACCAGCAGCAACGCGGAGAGCGCGGTGGCGATGCGGAACCGCCCGCACAGCGGGGCGGTCGTCTCGCAGATGGTCGCGGATCTCCACGGGGTTCCCATCATCCTGCGGGAGATCCAGAACAGCCCCCACAACATCACCCGCTTCGTGCTGCTGCGCAATACGCCCCTCCCGGCGGGGGAGGGCACCAAGTGCAGCATCATCATCGATCCCCGGACCGACCGTCCCGGGCTGCTCCATTCGCTCCTGGACGCCTTCGCCCGACACGGGATCAACCTGACCCGGATCGAGTCCCGCCCCTCCAAGCGGGGCATCGGAAGCTACATCTTCTTCCTGGACTTCGAGACGTCCGAGGGATGGATCGATGCGATCGCGGAGCTGTCCCGACTGACCTGCGTCAAAGAGCTCGGCTGCTACGGGAGGCTGGAATGA
- the aroA gene encoding 3-phosphoshikimate 1-carboxyvinyltransferase, whose product MNVTMERRRGVDAAFTAPPSKSYTHRALVAAALATGESILDRPLRSEDTDRTLHALERMGVVAVHCRTDRLMIEGCSGRPPCRVREPIFLGNSGTSLRLLTGAALLCGNPLILTGDARLQERPVGPLVEAFNALGGEIAYLGRAGCPPIRVQGRLRGGSVEIDGSVSSQFASSLLMAAPYAERDVEVRVRGPPVSRSYLDVTVDLMRVFGVPVEREGYSRFRVRGGRGYRAARYAVEGDYSSASYFFAIAAVCGGRVAVENLNPGSVQGDRLFLDALEAMGCRVRRSAGRIAVERTGGLSGIEIDMSSAPDTVQTLCMAAAVADSPTTIRGIAHLKYKESDRVRVTAEILRRMGARVEVGENSIAIAPAPLRGIAVDPQGDHRTAMSFAVLGLGIGGVAIEHAEVVEKSFPRFWEALAEAGL is encoded by the coding sequence ATGAACGTTACGATGGAACGGCGGAGGGGCGTGGACGCGGCATTTACCGCCCCGCCCTCCAAGAGCTACACCCACCGCGCCCTGGTGGCGGCCGCACTCGCCACGGGCGAATCGATCCTGGACCGCCCGCTCCGCTCCGAGGACACGGATCGCACGCTCCATGCCCTGGAGCGCATGGGCGTCGTGGCGGTCCACTGCCGCACCGACCGTCTCATGATCGAGGGCTGCAGCGGGCGGCCCCCCTGCCGCGTGCGGGAGCCGATCTTCCTCGGCAACTCCGGCACCAGCCTCCGCCTGCTCACCGGCGCGGCTCTGCTCTGCGGGAACCCGCTCATCCTGACCGGGGACGCCCGCTTGCAGGAGCGGCCGGTGGGGCCGCTCGTGGAGGCGTTCAACGCGCTCGGGGGGGAGATCGCTTACCTGGGGAGGGCGGGCTGCCCCCCCATCCGGGTGCAGGGAAGGCTCCGCGGCGGGAGTGTCGAGATCGACGGCAGCGTGAGCAGCCAGTTCGCCTCGTCCCTCCTGATGGCCGCACCCTATGCCGAACGGGACGTGGAGGTGCGGGTGAGAGGCCCGCCGGTCTCCCGCTCCTACCTGGACGTGACCGTCGATCTCATGCGGGTTTTCGGGGTTCCCGTGGAGCGGGAGGGCTACTCCCGATTCCGGGTTCGGGGCGGGAGGGGCTACCGGGCGGCGCGGTACGCCGTCGAGGGGGACTACTCGTCCGCATCCTACTTCTTTGCCATCGCCGCCGTCTGCGGCGGCAGGGTCGCCGTTGAGAACCTGAACCCCGGCTCCGTTCAGGGGGACCGTCTCTTCCTGGACGCCCTGGAGGCGATGGGCTGCCGCGTTCGGAGGAGTGCCGGGCGGATTGCCGTGGAGCGGACGGGAGGGCTCTCGGGGATCGAGATCGACATGTCCTCCGCCCCGGACACCGTCCAGACCCTCTGCATGGCCGCCGCGGTGGCTGACTCGCCCACCACCATCCGGGGGATCGCCCACCTGAAGTACAAGGAGAGTGACCGCGTACGCGTCACCGCAGAGATTCTGCGGCGAATGGGCGCCCGCGTGGAGGTGGGGGAGAACAGCATCGCCATCGCCCCGGCACCCCTCCGAGGGATCGCCGTGGATCCGCAGGGCGACCACCGCACCGCCATGTCCTTCGCCGTCCTGGGTCTCGGGATCGGCGGCGTCGCGATCGAGCACGCGGAAGTCGTGGAGAAGTCCTTCCCTCGCTTCTGGGAGGCGCTCGCGGAGGCGGGGCTGTGA